In Lepus europaeus isolate LE1 chromosome 9, mLepTim1.pri, whole genome shotgun sequence, the following are encoded in one genomic region:
- the LOC133766266 gene encoding spermatogenesis-associated protein 31A3-like, protein MKLSDEGSSCQLLNQDHLGEVCKRVPDGACWPCGEPVEDAALILSPSTSPAPLSECPLSLASNLSPGPATSSVSASSYPSLTSPQPQEPLLPIECNLSWPLALSLPPLSSPDPMDHALPPTALSAPPLPDSILTLSQCHSMALPISSIAQSSSLHKRWSASSIPVISVLGHLGYPISALSWWHVAARTLCLSTTTEGKAQKEHLSCQPSEASFWTDPPHRQMESGSPSLLNSDNQKIMGIQVTKNTEIKVWKETEKDGSFSKQTSPEYHLDSVGNMLASLGPEQDSTTPQPFWKVKEKLEQLLYPQQLSAPKILGAHNQEKYQQLFWGLPSLHSESLVAAAWISGSSSALQPALFSFNAIMNVYPVQMQAKVCPLFMQAQPLSHMKPQLQSLISPIPQFQHPLLGQAQPQSNLSYSFSTEKASASPIRDCGASYDTSQNKPQYISQTEIQDPEWSLLEEELGNGQALPSEDQRPQVCGLVNPKLSQENWEDSILPKNFPISDELRGQLEQHIHKWLIQHRWDLPRWIQESMELMQLQDELAETGQAKDKPRCTRTSISTGECSKNPQKVRFKLEKNPSKNLAHILGKAPKDASRGLEGSQEKALGVLSEESQKYLNRTLRSDSENDISRSLDKNYPDNNSNVHLGTKSGQIIERITPVRVCRSGPAANKSFSMPETQIESKNVETSKSLDSSVGTSQELSFLNPFIQQLLDAHILRSWVKHKWGLPLRVLKPLNLFKLPKFQSESLPQFSSPSSTSSESSANSAVDVAKILGKPPPPGPKEKLLISESTPTLDDLNLFSSSTRREIGKALTGITSADDLVPSEALPSRQLSQTFTYSSKGKIHQSETLWEAGRNSTDIPLLPQMSVSKDSEELLFKAEVVSEAEHRVKRKLAKQPQVYATDEFLPDGSTNMLLSGESLASQVPQHHLHGVPVKDMLTSQMRSDLMAARRSSVDQKHRIPKHQDSWKSQSEMHASTYKSEGYRRLDLEQHEDQFPELGTSKLTQVMDIEDTHGSENTQLQLENKEVPSETCFKQSIRQLVQLIFPKRKIPGQADPLQKSASAQSQRSVKKRSHTDSTTTEAKELMTIVGQMLGKNRTPQDDICASKVSQHREELPTPVSKGSCCHKPHFQPEQRRPSHAAYNHQATLKCQSCPFRQKQVRDQQTLKTVRFNKERQCLRHPNLSLPSKAVSPVSPSQHGPAMPHASGHHPHCPRHCPLRGAVLSVRPEKDSPAFSSRKNMSPRKTQPM, encoded by the coding sequence ATGAAGCTCTCTGATGAAGGCAGTTCTTGTCAACTCTTAAATCAAGACCACCTAGGTGAGGTATGCAAAAGAGTACCTGATGGAGCCTGCTGGCCATGTGGAGAGCCTGTGGAAGATGCTGCTCTCATCCTGTCCCCTTCAACTTCCCCAGCTCCTCTGTCTGAATGCCCTTTGTCTCTGGCCTCTAACCTGTCACCAGGCCCAGCAACCTCCTCAGTTTCTGCTTCTTCATACCCATCCCTGACTTCTCCTCAGCCACAGGAGCCTTTGCTTCCTATAGAATGCAATTTGTCCTGGCCACTTGCACTTTCCCTCCCCCCACTAAGCTCACCTGATCCCATGGATCATGCTTTACCTCCCACAGCCCTCTCTGCTCCACCACTGCCAGACTCCATTCTGACTCTTTCTCAGTGTCACTCGATGGCATTGCCTATAAGCTCCATTGCACAGAGCTCGTCTCTACATAAGCGCTGGTCAGCATCTTCTATTCCAGTCATCTCAGTCCTTGGCCATTTGGGCTATCCCATCTCAGCCCTCTCTTGGTGGCATGTGGCTGCCAGAACCTTGTGCCTTTCCACAACTACAGAGGGTAAGGCCCAGAAAGAGCATCTTTCCTGTCAGCCATCTGAGGCCTCATTCTGGACAGACCCCCCACATAGACAGATGGAGTCTGGTAGCCCCTCTCTGCTCAACTCTGATAATCAAAAAATTATGGGGATACAAGTCACAAAAAACACCGAGATCAAGGTTtggaaagaaactgaaaaggaTGGTTCGTTCTCAAAACAAACAAGCCCAGAATATCACTTAGATTCTGTGGGGAATATGCTAGCATCACTGGGTCCTGAGCAGGACTCCACAACCCCTCAACCCTTCTGGAAGgtgaaagaaaaattagaacagCTGCTCTATCCTCAGCAGCTCTCAGCTCCTAAGATCTTGGGGGCACATAATCAGGAGAAATACCAGCAGCTTTTCTGGGGTCTGCCCTCTCTGCACAGTGAATCCTTGGTGGCTGCTGCTTGGATTTCTGGGAGTTCTTCTGCACTGCAGCCTGCCTTGTTCTCATTCAATGCAATCATGAATGTCTATCCAGTTCAAATGCAGGCTAAGGTGTGTCCACTGTTTATGCAGGCCCAGCCGCTGTCTCATATGAAGCCCCAACTCCAATCCTTGATTTCACCCATTCCCCAATTTCAGCACCCACTTCTGGGTCAGGCCCAGCCTCAGTCCAACCTCTCATATTCTTTCTCAACTGAAAAAGCTTCTGCATCCCCGATTAGGGACTGTGGAGCATCTTATGATACATCCCAGAATAAACCCCAATATATCAGCCAAACTGAAATTCAAGACCCAGAATGGTCCTTATTAGAAGAAGAGCTAGGAAATGGGCAAGCTTTGCCCTCTGAGGACCAAAGACCTCAAGTCTGTGGTCTCGTCAATCCCAAACTTTCCCAGGAAAACTGGGAAGACTCTATTCTCCCCAAAAATTTTCCTATCAGCGATGAGCTTCGAGGGCAACTGGAGCAACATATTCACAAGTGGCTGATTCAACACCGCTGGGACTTGCCCAGATGGATTCAAGAGTCTATGGAACTAATGCAGCTTCAGGATGAATTAGCAGAAACAGGTCAGGCAAAGGACAAGCCCAGATGTACACGGACCTCAATATCTACTGGTGAATGCAGCAAAAATCCACAGAAGGTGAGATTCAAGCTAGAGAAGAATCCAAGCAAGAATCTGGCACATATCCTAGGGAAGGCCCCAAAAGATGCATCCAGGGGCTTAGAAGGTTCCCAAGAGAAGGCTCTAGGGGTGCTATCTGAGGAGTCACAGAAATACTTGAACAGGACCTTGAGGAGTGACTCTGAAAATGATATATCAAGAAGTCTAGACAAGAATTATCCAGACAATAATTCTAATGTCCACTTGGGCACAAAATCAGGGCAAATCATTGAGAGAATCACTCCTGTGAGGGTATGCCGATCTGGGCCTGCTGCCAACAAATCTTTTTCTATGCCAGAAACTCAGATAGAAAGCAAAAATGTAGAAACATCAAAAAGTTTGGATTCCAGTGTGGGCACCTCCCAGGAGCTGTCCTTCCTCAATCCGTTCATCCAACAGCTATTGGATGCACATATTTTGAGGAGTTGGGTGAAGCACAAGTGGGGCCTACCACTCAGGGTCCTCAAGCCCTTAAATCTCTTTAAGTTGCCAAAGTTTCAATCTGAATCCCTTCCACAGTTTTCCAGCCCCTCCTCAACTTCCTCTGAATCTAGTGCCAATTCGGCAGTTGATGTTGCCAAAATCCTAGgaaaaccaccaccaccaggtCCAAAAGAGAAGCTGTTAATAAGTGAGTCCACCCCCACACTGGACGATCTTAACCTTTTCTCCTCCTCTACACGTAGGGAAATTGGGAAGGCCCTGACAGGGATCACATCTGCTGATGACCTCGTGCCTTCTGAGGCTCTTCCGAGTAGGCAGCTTTCTCAGACTTTTACCTATAGCTCCAAGGGCAAAATCCATCAGAGCGAGactctctgggaggcagggagaaacaGTACAGATATCCCTTTACTCCCTCAAATGTCTGTTTCCAAAGACTCAGAGGAGCTTCTCTTTAAGGCAGAGGTTGTTAGTGAGGCAGAACACAGGGTTAAGAGAAAGTTAGCAAAGCAGCCTCAAGTATATGCCACTGATGAGTTCCTACCAGATGGTTCCACTAACATGCTCCTTTCTGGAGAAAGTTTGGCTTCTCAGGTGCCCCAGCACCATCTCCATGGTGTGCCTGTTAAGGACATGTTGACTTCCCAGATGCGAAGTGACCTCATGGCAGCAAGAAGGAGCAGCGTGGATCAGAAACACAGGATCCCAAAACATCAGGACTCATGGAAGAGCCAAAGTGAGATGCATGCTTCTACTTACAAGAGTGAGGGCTATAGGAGGCTCGACCTAGAACAGCATGAAGACCAATTTCCAGAACTGGGAACTTCAAAACTCACCCAGGTCATGGATATAGAAGATACCCATGGAAGCGAAAACACTCAGCTCCAGCTGGAAAACAAAGAGGTTCCTTCAGAAACCTGCTTCAAACAATCTATAAGGCAATTAGTCCAGCTGATTTTCCCTAAGAGAAAAATTCCAGGGCAGGCAGATCCTCTGCAAAAATCAGCCAGTGCCCAGAGCCAAAGATCGGTCAAAAAAAGATCACATACGGACAGTACCACGACTGAAGCTAAGGAGCTCATGACAATTGTTGGACAGATGCTGGGGAAGAACAGGACCCCTCAGGATGACATTTGTGCCTCAAAAGTCAGTCAGCACAGGGAAGAACTCCCAACCCCAGTTTCTAAGGGTTCCTGCTGCCATAAGCCCCACTTCCAACCAGAGCAGAGAAGACCAAGCCATGCAGCCTATAATCACCAAGCTACCCTCAAGTGCCAGAGTTGTCCTTTTAGGCAAAAGCAAGTGAGAGACCAACAGACCTTGAAAACTGTGCGATTCAACAAGGAGAGGCAGTGCTTGAGGCATCCCAACCTCTCGCTCCCCAGCAAGGCTGTGTCCCCAGTCAGTCCTTCACAGCATGGGCCAGCAATGCCACATGCCTCAGGCCATCATCCCCATTGCCCAAGGCACTGTCCTCTTCGGGGAGCTGTCTTGTCTGTCCGACCAGAAAAGGACTCCCCAGCTTTCTCTAGTAGGAAAAACATGTCCCCAAGGAAAACTCAGCCCATGTag